One genomic region from Synergistales bacterium encodes:
- the rplT gene encoding 50S ribosomal protein L20: protein MPRSKSASASNRKRKKLFQVTKGYWGRKKNVYRRAREAFLKSMSNAYRDRKRRKRDFRRLWITRINAAARLNGMSYSNMMNGLKKAEVDINRKMLADLAVNDAQAFTRLVETARDALKK, encoded by the coding sequence ATGCCGCGCTCAAAAAGTGCCAGCGCAAGCAATAGAAAACGTAAGAAGCTATTTCAGGTAACAAAGGGGTACTGGGGAAGAAAGAAGAATGTCTACCGCCGTGCCCGGGAGGCCTTCCTCAAGTCCATGTCCAATGCCTACAGAGACCGCAAACGGAGGAAACGCGACTTCCGCCGGCTCTGGATCACCCGCATCAACGCAGCGGCCCGCCTTAACGGCATGTCCTACAGCAATATGATGAACGGCCTGAAGAAGGCCGAGGTGGATATCAACAGAAAGATGCTCGCCGATCTGGCCGTCAATGACGCACAGGCGTTCACGCGCCTTGTCGAAACGGCGCGGGACGCCCTCAAGAAGTAA
- the pheS gene encoding phenylalanine--tRNA ligase subunit alpha, with the protein MTHRRSRALSKRRGTPSRSNPLPGEEQGRRPDEKRANRVPAESQGPSLYCRKQGRQRVLSVWAGPGSGTTCWEEIAVFDKVDRLREECRKALEEATDSQTLNEVRVRYLGKKGELTQILRSLGSLPKEERPSVGQAVNALREEMEERFARRQEEILHRERESREEEDWIDVTLPPRTRGWGAFHPVAQVTQEVIDIFVGLGFSVATGPELEDDFHNFEALNIPPHHPARDMQDTFYMEDGRVLRTQTSPVQIRSMQQYGAPLRIICPGKVFRRDSDPTHSPMFHQLEGLLVDRDVSVADLKGCLDAFAQEIFDRPLDVRYRSSYFPFTEPSLEMDVSCVACEGRDPQCRICKGSGWLEISGLGMVHPNVLRSGGIDPDEFNGFAWGMGLDRIAMLKYGLKDLRILFEGDASYLTHGRVY; encoded by the coding sequence ATGACGCACAGGCGTTCACGCGCCTTGTCGAAACGGCGCGGGACGCCCTCAAGAAGTAACCCGCTTCCAGGTGAAGAACAAGGGCGCCGTCCGGATGAAAAGAGAGCTAACAGGGTTCCTGCAGAATCGCAGGGACCCTCGTTGTATTGCAGGAAGCAGGGAAGGCAGAGGGTTCTCTCCGTGTGGGCGGGACCAGGTTCCGGAACGACCTGTTGGGAGGAGATAGCTGTGTTCGACAAGGTTGACAGATTGAGAGAAGAGTGCCGAAAGGCCCTGGAAGAGGCGACGGACTCCCAGACGCTGAATGAGGTGAGGGTCCGCTATCTGGGGAAAAAAGGGGAGCTGACACAGATCCTCCGGTCCCTGGGTTCGCTCCCCAAAGAGGAGCGGCCCAGTGTCGGCCAGGCCGTGAACGCACTCCGGGAAGAGATGGAAGAGCGTTTTGCCCGCCGGCAGGAGGAGATTCTGCATAGGGAGCGGGAGAGCCGTGAGGAAGAGGACTGGATTGATGTCACCCTCCCTCCCCGTACAAGGGGATGGGGCGCCTTCCATCCCGTAGCACAGGTCACCCAGGAGGTCATCGATATCTTCGTGGGATTGGGATTCTCCGTGGCCACCGGTCCCGAGCTTGAAGACGACTTCCACAACTTCGAGGCGCTGAATATCCCCCCCCATCATCCGGCCCGGGACATGCAGGACACCTTCTACATGGAGGACGGTCGGGTACTGCGGACGCAGACCTCGCCTGTGCAGATCCGGTCCATGCAGCAGTACGGCGCTCCCCTGCGCATCATCTGTCCGGGGAAGGTGTTCCGCCGCGACAGCGACCCGACACACTCCCCCATGTTCCACCAGCTGGAGGGACTGCTGGTGGACCGTGATGTATCGGTGGCGGACCTCAAGGGCTGTCTCGACGCCTTTGCCCAGGAGATCTTCGACCGCCCGCTGGATGTCAGATATCGTTCGAGCTATTTCCCCTTCACCGAACCCTCGCTGGAGATGGATGTCTCCTGTGTCGCCTGTGAGGGCCGCGATCCACAGTGCAGGATCTGCAAGGGAAGCGGTTGGCTTGAGATCTCCGGGCTTGGCATGGTCCATCCCAACGTGCTCCGTTCCGGCGGGATCGATCCCGACGAATTCAACGGCTTCGCCTGGGGGATGGGGCTCGACAGGATCGCCATGCTGAAATACGGCCTCAAGGATCTCCGCATCCTCTTCGAAGGCGACGCCTCGTACCTGACTCATGGGAGGGTGTACTGA
- the infC gene encoding translation initiation factor IF-3, which translates to MAKKTSEPRVNEAIRIPEILLIDDEGNKLGVIPTREALEKAEEKGLDLVEVAPQAKPPVCRILDYGKYKYQQQKREKDARKKQKTQQMKEMKMRPKIDEHDYNFKTKAIKSFLDSGHKVKVSVFFRGREMAYQDRGRDVLARVAEDCKHLASVETRPKMEGRYMRMMLAPLAEKQRDANKEAQQQEAEKGSDNE; encoded by the coding sequence ATAGCTAAAAAGACGTCTGAACCCCGTGTGAATGAGGCAATCCGCATACCGGAAATATTGCTCATCGACGACGAAGGAAACAAGCTGGGGGTAATCCCCACCAGGGAAGCCTTGGAGAAGGCCGAGGAAAAGGGCCTTGACCTTGTCGAGGTGGCTCCGCAGGCCAAACCGCCGGTCTGCAGGATTCTTGACTACGGGAAGTACAAGTACCAACAGCAGAAACGAGAGAAGGACGCACGGAAAAAGCAGAAGACCCAGCAGATGAAAGAGATGAAGATGCGTCCGAAGATCGATGAGCATGACTACAATTTCAAAACAAAGGCGATCAAGAGCTTTCTGGACAGCGGACATAAGGTGAAGGTGTCCGTGTTTTTCCGGGGGAGGGAGATGGCCTATCAGGACAGGGGCCGCGATGTCCTCGCCCGGGTGGCGGAAGACTGCAAACACCTCGCCTCCGTGGAGACCAGGCCCAAGATGGAAGGCCGGTATATGCGGATGATGCTTGCACCGCTTGCCGAGAAGCAGCGGGACGCGAATAAGGAGGCCCAGCAGCAAGAGGCTGAAAAGGGGTCGGACAACGAATAA
- a CDS encoding polyribonucleotide nucleotidyltransferase: protein MKRYEVEVGGRALSFETGKLARQASGAVHCTYGDTVVLMTTCVTKKPREGLDFFPLLVDYEERFYSAGKIPGGFIKREGKPSDTAILSARMIDRSIRSLFPQHMRHDVHVVATVHSVDQENPPNVVAINGASFALMLSEIPWAGPIGAVRIGYINGGLVLNPTETEMEESELDLLVAGHSDGITMVESGGVEIPEHVMVDALEMAHAEIKKICALQEQMRAEMGKPKLEIPAPERNEEIDSYIEENCYEDIVEAVKIHDKGERGDAIAAIGQKVWEVFRENAPEAEKYIESTVEDYVKKAMRALILDKGFRSDGRTKDQVRDLTCETGVLPRTHGSALFTRGETQSLAVTTLGMMGEDDQILDGLKHDEEAKSFTLHYNFPPYSVGEVKPMRGPGRREIGHGALAERAIKSLLPDSESFPYVIRVVSDILESNGSSSMASVCGASMSLMDAGVPVSAQCAGIAMGMIKEGDRVAILTDIQGLEDHYGDMDFKVAGTEKGITALQMDNKAGGITREILEEALGQAREARMHILETMNEAISSPKEALSTYAPRITRIKVNPEKIRDIIGPGGKTIRNIVQQSGAKVDVEDDGHVYVSSTSQEAAQAALDMIHDLVRDVEPGEIFVGKVQRLISFGAFVEVLPGKEGLLHVSEISTHHVNSVDDIFSVGDTVLVKVREIDDLGRVNLTRKKALQDSRVTENSESYSDILAQEQERDVKIEELAAKAPKEKKRPPRNTDDKRQGGGRSQSGGRDRDRRGGGGNRGR, encoded by the coding sequence ATGAAACGATATGAAGTTGAGGTAGGCGGGAGAGCACTCTCCTTCGAAACAGGGAAACTGGCCAGGCAGGCCAGCGGCGCGGTGCATTGCACGTACGGGGATACAGTGGTCCTGATGACGACCTGTGTCACCAAGAAGCCTCGGGAGGGGCTGGATTTCTTCCCTCTCCTGGTGGATTACGAGGAACGATTCTATTCGGCGGGAAAGATCCCGGGCGGTTTCATCAAGCGGGAAGGCAAGCCTTCGGATACGGCCATTCTGAGCGCACGAATGATCGACCGGTCGATCCGGTCCCTCTTCCCCCAGCACATGCGCCACGACGTCCATGTGGTGGCTACCGTGCATTCGGTGGATCAGGAGAATCCCCCCAATGTGGTGGCCATCAACGGCGCCTCCTTCGCGCTGATGCTCTCGGAGATTCCCTGGGCCGGTCCGATTGGCGCTGTGCGCATCGGGTACATCAACGGCGGCCTGGTGCTGAACCCCACGGAGACGGAGATGGAAGAGAGCGAACTGGACCTCCTCGTGGCGGGGCACAGTGACGGCATCACTATGGTCGAATCAGGCGGCGTGGAGATCCCGGAGCATGTCATGGTGGACGCGCTCGAGATGGCCCACGCCGAGATCAAAAAGATCTGCGCCCTGCAGGAGCAGATGCGCGCCGAGATGGGCAAACCCAAACTCGAGATCCCTGCTCCCGAACGGAACGAAGAGATCGATTCCTACATTGAGGAGAACTGCTACGAAGACATTGTCGAAGCGGTGAAGATCCACGACAAGGGAGAGCGTGGCGACGCAATAGCCGCCATCGGCCAGAAGGTATGGGAGGTCTTCCGGGAGAACGCTCCGGAAGCGGAGAAGTATATCGAATCCACGGTAGAGGACTATGTCAAGAAGGCCATGCGTGCGCTGATTCTGGACAAAGGCTTCCGTTCCGACGGAAGAACCAAGGATCAGGTACGGGACCTTACCTGCGAGACGGGGGTTCTGCCCAGGACCCACGGATCCGCCCTCTTTACCCGCGGGGAGACCCAGAGCCTCGCTGTCACCACCCTGGGGATGATGGGTGAAGACGACCAGATTCTCGATGGTCTCAAGCACGACGAAGAGGCGAAGAGCTTCACCCTCCACTACAACTTCCCCCCCTATTCGGTGGGCGAAGTCAAACCGATGCGCGGCCCGGGCCGGCGCGAGATCGGCCACGGCGCCCTGGCCGAGCGGGCGATCAAGTCGCTTCTGCCTGATTCGGAGTCCTTCCCCTACGTGATCAGAGTGGTCTCGGATATCCTGGAATCCAACGGTTCCAGCTCCATGGCTTCCGTCTGCGGCGCCAGTATGTCCCTGATGGATGCAGGGGTTCCCGTCAGTGCGCAGTGCGCCGGCATCGCCATGGGCATGATCAAGGAGGGCGATCGCGTAGCCATCCTGACCGACATCCAGGGACTCGAGGACCACTATGGGGATATGGATTTCAAGGTCGCCGGAACGGAAAAGGGGATCACGGCGCTTCAGATGGACAACAAGGCGGGGGGCATCACCCGGGAGATCCTGGAAGAAGCCCTGGGACAGGCCCGTGAAGCCAGGATGCACATCCTGGAGACCATGAACGAGGCCATATCCTCGCCGAAGGAGGCGCTTTCGACCTACGCGCCGCGGATCACACGCATCAAGGTGAATCCGGAAAAGATCCGGGATATCATCGGCCCCGGCGGGAAGACCATCCGGAATATCGTCCAGCAGAGCGGCGCGAAGGTGGACGTGGAGGACGACGGGCACGTGTATGTCTCATCCACCAGTCAGGAGGCCGCCCAGGCCGCACTGGACATGATCCACGACCTGGTCCGCGACGTGGAGCCAGGGGAGATCTTTGTCGGCAAGGTGCAGCGCCTCATCAGTTTCGGCGCCTTTGTGGAGGTGCTCCCCGGGAAAGAGGGGCTCCTGCACGTCAGCGAAATCAGCACCCACCATGTGAACAGCGTGGACGACATTTTCAGCGTCGGCGACACTGTGCTGGTGAAGGTCCGTGAGATCGACGACCTTGGACGGGTCAACCTGACACGAAAGAAGGCTCTCCAGGACAGCAGGGTGACCGAGAACAGCGAGAGTTACAGCGACATCCTGGCCCAGGAACAGGAGCGCGACGTCAAGATCGAAGAGCTTGCCGCAAAGGCCCCCAAGGAAAAGAAGCGTCCCCCCAGAAACACGGATGACAAAAGACAGGGCGGCGGACGCTCCCAGTCGGGAGGCCGCGATCGGGATCGCCGCGGGGGCGGGGGGAACCGTGGACGGTAA
- the thrS gene encoding threonine--tRNA ligase encodes MLHIVGPDGSAIDTDPASAKEILKQLKAHKNAVAARVDGHLHSLAEKVDRDAEIEPVPADSEEGLEILRHSTSHLMAQAVLRLFPGASLGIGPAIKEGFYYDIDIPEGLREDDLPRIEEEMRSIAREALPVERRVLPREEAIALFRQQGQHYKVELIEELPDEEISCYQQGGFIDLCRGPHVENTGVLQHFALLSLAGAYWRGDENNPMLTRIYGTAFPDKKSLKAYLNRLEEAKRRAHQKLGKELDLFSFHPEGPGFPFFHPKGMTIINTLVDFWRREHVKRGYDEIRTPLMLDKDLWIQSGHWDHYRENMYFTQIDEQDYAIKPMNCPGGIMVYKAGLHSYRELPMRVAELGTVHRHERSGVLHGLMRVRSFTQDDAHLYVTPQQLKDEIKGIMALDHYFYNDVFGFTYHVELSTKPEKAMGDPSLWEEAEQALQESLEEEQVPYKVNPGDGAFYGPKIDYHLQDCIGRTWQCGTIQVDFQMPEKFDLTYIGEDGGEHRPIMLHRTVYGSLERFLGILIEHYAGAFPFWLAPVQVRVLPVAGDHHSYADEVYSRLKGWGIRVECDRRDEKLGKRIRDAEVNKVPYMLVLGDRERESGQVSVREKNKGDLGSMTVPELQALFGGEFNPLAG; translated from the coding sequence ATGCTACACATTGTCGGACCCGACGGGTCAGCCATCGATACGGACCCGGCTTCCGCGAAGGAGATCCTGAAACAGTTGAAAGCCCATAAGAATGCTGTGGCGGCAAGGGTAGACGGGCATCTCCACAGTCTCGCCGAAAAGGTGGACCGGGATGCAGAGATCGAACCTGTACCCGCCGATAGCGAAGAGGGGCTGGAGATCCTCCGGCATTCCACGTCCCACCTTATGGCACAGGCTGTGTTGCGGCTTTTCCCGGGGGCAAGTCTGGGCATCGGACCTGCCATCAAGGAGGGGTTCTACTACGACATCGACATCCCCGAGGGTCTCAGGGAGGACGATCTCCCTCGGATCGAGGAGGAGATGCGCTCCATCGCCCGTGAAGCACTCCCCGTGGAGCGACGGGTATTGCCGAGAGAGGAAGCCATCGCCCTGTTCCGGCAACAGGGGCAGCACTACAAGGTGGAGCTTATCGAGGAGCTTCCGGATGAAGAGATCTCCTGCTACCAGCAGGGCGGGTTCATCGATCTCTGCCGGGGACCCCATGTGGAGAATACCGGGGTGCTTCAGCATTTCGCGTTGCTTTCGCTGGCCGGCGCCTACTGGCGTGGCGACGAAAACAACCCGATGCTGACCCGGATCTACGGCACGGCCTTCCCCGACAAGAAGTCGCTGAAGGCCTATCTCAACAGGCTGGAGGAGGCGAAACGCCGGGCGCACCAGAAGCTTGGGAAGGAGCTGGACCTGTTCAGCTTCCATCCTGAAGGACCGGGGTTCCCCTTCTTCCACCCCAAGGGCATGACGATTATCAATACGCTGGTGGATTTCTGGCGCAGAGAACATGTCAAACGCGGCTACGACGAGATCCGCACCCCGCTGATGCTTGACAAGGATCTCTGGATCCAGTCCGGCCACTGGGACCACTACCGCGAAAACATGTACTTCACCCAGATCGACGAGCAGGACTACGCCATCAAACCCATGAATTGCCCTGGTGGTATTATGGTGTACAAGGCCGGGTTGCACAGCTACAGGGAGCTCCCCATGCGGGTGGCCGAACTGGGCACCGTGCACCGCCACGAGCGATCCGGCGTGCTCCACGGTCTGATGCGTGTACGGAGCTTTACCCAGGACGACGCCCATCTCTATGTCACCCCTCAACAGCTCAAGGATGAAATCAAGGGGATCATGGCTCTGGATCACTATTTCTACAATGATGTCTTCGGGTTTACCTACCATGTGGAGCTCTCCACCAAACCCGAAAAAGCCATGGGCGATCCGTCACTCTGGGAAGAGGCGGAACAGGCGCTCCAGGAATCCCTGGAGGAGGAACAGGTCCCCTACAAGGTCAATCCCGGCGACGGCGCCTTCTACGGTCCGAAGATCGACTACCACCTTCAGGATTGCATCGGAAGGACCTGGCAGTGCGGCACCATACAGGTGGATTTCCAGATGCCCGAGAAGTTCGACCTTACCTATATCGGCGAGGACGGCGGGGAGCACAGACCGATAATGCTGCACCGGACGGTCTACGGGAGTCTGGAACGTTTTCTGGGTATCCTGATCGAGCACTACGCCGGGGCGTTTCCATTCTGGCTGGCGCCGGTGCAGGTCCGTGTCCTGCCTGTTGCCGGGGATCACCACAGCTATGCCGACGAGGTCTATTCCCGGCTCAAGGGGTGGGGCATTCGTGTGGAATGTGACAGGCGAGACGAAAAGCTGGGGAAGCGTATCCGCGACGCCGAGGTCAACAAGGTGCCCTACATGCTCGTTCTCGGTGACCGGGAACGGGAAAGCGGCCAGGTATCGGTGCGTGAAAAGAACAAAGGCGATCTCGGCTCCATGACGGTTCCGGAGCTGCAAGCGCTCTTTGGCGGCGAGTTCAACCCCTTGGCAGGATAG
- a CDS encoding sodium-dependent transporter, producing MASDHSGNEQFVSRWGLILAAVGMAVGTGNIWRFPRVAASQGGGAFIVAMIIGIFLWAVPLLIAESAWGKASRMGVVGSFNRFVGKKHTWWGGVVAWISLGITFYYAVVLGWCLRYLVYALTGALKAAESTEALWTSFTTTPYAMVPWHLLAMVICTAIIMKGVAKGIEVASKIFIPTLFVLLIVLAIKANLLEGAVSGLQFLFQPQWGDLLNARTWIEAFTQAAWSTGAGWGLMLTYFAYTKKSEDCILNAVTVCFADTSAAMLAGLVVIPTVFAMSPTLEAANKVLASGNNGITFVQLTKLFNAMPGGTFMAIIFFFALSVAALSSLIAMVEMGTRLVIDAGIPRKKAALYAGLVITLLGLPSSIGGTDIVGNQDWVWGVGLLASGIFFWLGAMKKGVNKIWTEVLEPSADLKAPFLWKLIYLFPVWFVILFGFWAYQSMTWYPDTWMKWLPISEYPFTFGTIVYQWAICFGIIFILNSWLAKHIRYQPLEAHD from the coding sequence ATGGCTTCGGATCATAGCGGAAACGAACAGTTTGTAAGTCGTTGGGGTCTTATCCTTGCCGCTGTGGGTATGGCGGTTGGTACGGGTAACATCTGGCGCTTCCCCCGGGTTGCAGCATCCCAGGGTGGAGGCGCTTTTATTGTCGCCATGATTATCGGCATCTTTCTCTGGGCCGTCCCGCTGCTCATCGCGGAGTCCGCCTGGGGGAAAGCATCGCGGATGGGTGTTGTCGGCTCGTTTAACCGTTTTGTCGGAAAGAAACACACCTGGTGGGGCGGTGTTGTCGCCTGGATCTCTCTGGGTATCACGTTCTACTACGCTGTGGTGCTCGGCTGGTGTCTCCGGTATCTTGTCTACGCCCTGACTGGCGCGCTGAAAGCGGCGGAAAGCACGGAAGCTCTGTGGACCAGCTTCACCACAACGCCCTACGCCATGGTGCCCTGGCACCTCCTGGCCATGGTGATCTGCACCGCCATCATCATGAAGGGCGTCGCGAAGGGAATCGAGGTCGCCTCGAAGATCTTCATCCCCACGCTCTTCGTGCTGCTCATCGTCCTGGCCATCAAGGCCAATCTGCTGGAAGGCGCCGTCAGCGGGCTGCAGTTCCTCTTCCAGCCACAGTGGGGCGATCTGCTGAACGCCCGGACATGGATCGAGGCCTTCACGCAGGCGGCATGGTCCACCGGCGCCGGCTGGGGTCTGATGCTCACCTACTTCGCCTATACGAAAAAGAGCGAGGACTGTATACTCAACGCCGTGACGGTCTGCTTCGCCGACACATCGGCGGCCATGCTGGCCGGCCTCGTCGTGATCCCCACGGTCTTCGCCATGTCCCCCACACTGGAAGCAGCCAACAAGGTGCTGGCTTCGGGCAACAACGGGATCACCTTCGTGCAGCTCACCAAGCTCTTCAACGCCATGCCGGGCGGCACCTTCATGGCCATCATCTTCTTCTTCGCCCTCTCCGTGGCCGCACTGAGCTCACTCATCGCCATGGTTGAAATGGGGACACGCCTCGTCATCGACGCCGGTATCCCCCGCAAAAAGGCAGCGCTTTACGCCGGCCTTGTCATCACCCTTCTCGGCCTGCCCTCCTCCATCGGCGGCACCGACATCGTGGGCAACCAGGACTGGGTCTGGGGCGTCGGGCTCCTGGCCAGCGGGATCTTCTTCTGGCTGGGCGCCATGAAAAAGGGCGTCAACAAGATCTGGACGGAGGTTCTGGAACCCAGTGCGGACCTCAAGGCTCCCTTCCTCTGGAAGTTGATCTACCTCTTCCCGGTGTGGTTCGTGATCCTCTTCGGCTTCTGGGCCTACCAGTCCATGACCTGGTACCCCGACACCTGGATGAAATGGCTGCCCATCAGCGAGTATCCCTTCACCTTCGGCACCATTGTCTACCAGTGGGCGATCTGCTTTGGGATCATCTTCATACTCAACAGCTGGCTGGCCAAGCATATCCGCTATCAGCCGCTTGAAGCCCACGACTAG
- the dut gene encoding dUTP diphosphatase has translation MTKDRAADAPSREAAIGIAAGAGGTVDGNPVDGGSSLPSEGGLTVPILRLSHAPEDLDPPAYATDLAAGMDIRAAEGATLNPGERKAVPTGFAVALPPGFEGQVRPRSGLALKKGLTILNAPGTVDADYRGEIKVILVNLGSESVTLERGERIAQLVVAPVARVCWTVVPHELPGTPRGTGGFGSTGR, from the coding sequence ATGACAAAAGACAGGGCGGCGGACGCTCCCAGTCGGGAGGCCGCGATCGGGATCGCCGCGGGGGCGGGGGGAACCGTGGACGGTAACCCCGTCGACGGAGGTTCTTCCCTTCCTTCGGAAGGGGGGCTGACGGTACCGATCCTCCGGCTGTCTCATGCGCCTGAGGATCTTGACCCGCCGGCCTACGCCACCGATCTGGCGGCGGGCATGGATATCCGTGCCGCCGAAGGCGCCACACTGAACCCCGGGGAACGGAAGGCCGTTCCCACGGGGTTTGCTGTCGCTCTCCCTCCGGGATTCGAAGGGCAGGTGCGGCCCAGGAGCGGTTTGGCACTCAAGAAGGGCCTCACCATATTGAATGCCCCCGGTACGGTGGACGCCGACTACAGGGGAGAGATAAAGGTTATTTTGGTGAACCTTGGAAGCGAGTCTGTGACGCTGGAGCGGGGCGAGCGTATCGCCCAGCTTGTGGTGGCCCCGGTGGCCAGGGTATGCTGGACTGTGGTGCCCCACGAGCTTCCCGGCACACCACGCGGCACGGGCGGATTCGGCAGCACGGGGCGCTGA
- the rpmI gene encoding 50S ribosomal protein L35 — protein MPKMKSHSGAKKRFSTTGKGKIRYQKGNRRHLLQTKNAKRQRRLRNTGYLESTREKRVKQMLPHL, from the coding sequence ATGCCCAAGATGAAGTCACACTCAGGGGCAAAGAAGCGCTTCAGCACAACGGGTAAGGGGAAGATCCGATATCAGAAAGGAAACCGCCGCCACCTGCTGCAGACGAAGAACGCCAAGCGGCAGCGGAGGCTTCGAAACACCGGGTATCTGGAATCAACCAGGGAGAAACGTGTCAAGCAGATGCTTCCCCATCTCTAA